Proteins co-encoded in one Pelobates fuscus isolate aPelFus1 chromosome 5, aPelFus1.pri, whole genome shotgun sequence genomic window:
- the LOC134612025 gene encoding tigger transposable element-derived protein 1-like, giving the protein MILLEDKKEIIRKHEGGMRLTDFAKEYGRSASTIGTILKMKEKITGRDAAKGVTRVSKQRPPVLDEVEKLLLLWIELKQRAGDSVTKAIICEKAKALHADLLKQQPGTSADAEGFKASRGWFERFKNRSGIHSVVRHGEAASSDVAAAEEFATEFLEVIVSEGYLPQQVFNCNETGLFWKRMPKRTFITEEETSLPGHKPMKDRLTLLFCANASSSLIKPLLVYHSENPQAFKKHKVNKEQLSVLWQSNAKAWVTRLLFVKWVNAVFGPAVKKYLLDNNLPLKAMLLMDNAPAHPPGLEEDLLEDFNFIKVMFLPPNTTPLLQPMDQQVISNFKKLYTRELFQRCFEMTDRSSLTLHEFWREHFDIVSCLQIITIAWAGVVT; this is encoded by the exons ATGATTCTGCTTGAGGACAAGAAGGAAATCATCAGGAAGCATGAAGGAGGAATGCGATTGACCGACTTTGCCAAAGAGTATGGAAGGAGTGCATCCACAATCGGTACAATCCTAAAAATGAAAGAGAAGATTACTGGGAGAGATGCAGCCAAGGGAGTCACCAGGGTCTCCAAGCAACGCCCACCTGTTCTGGACGAGGTCGAGAAGTTGCTCCTTCTCTGGATTGAACTGAAGCAGCGTGCAGGGGACTCAGTGACCAAGGCGATCATCTGCGAAAAAGCCAAGGCCTTGCACGCTGACCTCCTCAAACAACAGCCAGGAACGTCAGCAGATGCAGAAGGCTTCAAGGCCAGCAGGGGGTGGTTCGAAAGGTTCAAGAACAGATCTGGCATCCACAGTGTGGTCAGGCATGGAGAGGCTGCAAGTTCCGATGTTGCTGCAGCTGAAGAATTTGCTACGGAGTTCCTGGAGGTCATAGTTTCAGAGGGCTAccttcctcagcaggtcttcAACTGCAACGAGACTGGACTCTTCTGGAAGAGGATGCCAAAGCGTACCTTCATCACAGAAGAGGAGACCTCATTGCCTGGCCACAAGCCGATGAAGGACCGTCTTACCCTCCTGTTCTGCGCCAATGCCAGTTCAAGCCTGATCAAGCCTCTGCTTGTCTACCATTCAGAGAACCCACAGGCCTTCAAGAAACACAAGGTGAACAAGGAGCAGTTGAGCGTTTTGTGGCAGTCTAACGCAAAGGCTTGGGTCACACGCCTCTTGTTTGTGAAGTGGGTCAATGCGGTTTTTGGTCCTGCTGTGAAGAAGTACCTTCTGGACAATAACCTGCCACTCAAGGCCATGCTGCTCATGGACAATGCTCCTGCCCATCCTCCAGGCCTCGAGGAAGACTTGCTGGAGGACTTTAATTTCATCAAGGTCATGTTCCTTCCGCCTAACACCACCCCACTACTCCAGCCAATGGACCAGCAGGTCatctccaattttaaaaaactctacacaagggAGCTTTTCCAGCGATGCTTTGAGATGACAGATCGCTCAAGCCTCACCCTCCATGAATTTTGGAGAGAGCATTTTGACATTGTGAGCTGTCTGCAGATTATCACCATTGCCTgggccggg GTAGTTACATGA
- the LOC134612026 gene encoding zinc finger MYM-type protein 1-like, which produces MDRFVIKKPKKANTSDLVANTVLEYVAAKSAEEDISVGSDQCSLHSENVPIDDVVCSSVLQASSLDEAEDVILFSSEQSSYSKPSDIQTDEPEPMCSPSECQAAGHDQTEDLTYFTSGLSSQSTSYSKKQSNIAADDPVCSIPQNRFERQNRVARGPYQPKLSMFPRTKIGNKERNFQSDWYGKYRWLEYSPAKDAAFCFYCRCFSSNDATQKGHADPAFIEKGFRNWHRANECFKTHQQSKSHMLSTSAWSSFSEGKHIDVLLDESKKVYLSKKEEERCKNRNLMKRLIDIVRCLATGGRPFRGHNEKADSHERGLFLNIVKLLEKYDPVMQSHLQESPRNATYLSNRIQNDLIMALHNIVQQKIVSAINGKIISIIADDTADCGHHEQMSVVVRYFNNEQQSPVEHFVSIQRLLKVDAQSIFDQINNVLGIIKTDWSSVISVCFDGASTMSGCTAGVQMKCKEKKHEILYVHCYAHCLNLVLVDACTSSRQNRTVFDFFGIIQTLYAFMEGSPVRHAVMEKISQEVGTQLKTLKSLSNTRWACRAEAVAAVKENFSVILQALNEIIESSRLADAKIKARGLICELNSFKFIFALHMMHPILQMVVKVSKTLQASNLNLLTAMTVVKSLRNSLVSMSSEPDYFQSIFHDCEKKCAGNNIAIPPVRKRKPSVLLDEGAAQSQYHYETKEEQERITSFYPLLDSLITGIDQRFEQESCDIVTAVGKLLNLEIPKGDLEILANKFKVSVDELEAEAKLLREYDGPTPKGCTTNTIKEWLDWFKESDRSNTFNVFYKCVQCFTVLPVTSCSCERAFSKLTHVKTKLRSTMSQERLDALMILYIEQELAWSATYNEIIEEFKSITPSVRRLLL; this is translated from the coding sequence ATGGATCGGTTTGTTATCAAGAAACCAAAAAAAGCCAACACCTCAGACTTGGTGGCTAACACTGTGCTTGAGTATGTTGCTGCTAAAAGTGCAGAAGAAGATATTTCTGTTGGTTCCGATCAGTGCAGTTTACACTCAGAAAATGTACCAATTGATGACGTGGTGTGTAGCAGTGTATTACAAGCTTCAAGTCTTGATGAAGCTGAGgatgttattttgtttagttcAGAACAGAGCTCATATTCAAAGCcatcagacatacaaactgatgaACCAGAACCAATGTGTAGTCCCAGTGAGTGCCAAGCGGCAGGTCATGACCAAACAGAAGACCTTACATATTTTACTTCAGGTCTTTCAAGTCAGAGTACTTCATATTCAAAAAAGCAATCAAACATAGCAGCTGATGATCCAGTCTGTAGTATTCCCCAAAACAGATTTGAACGCCAGAATCGAGTAGCTAGAGGCCCCTATCAGCCAAAACTGAGCATGTTTCCGAGAACTAAAATagggaataaagaaagaaattTTCAGAGTGATTGGTATGGAAAATACAGGTGGCTCGAATACAGTCCAGCAAAAGATGCAGCATTTTGTTTCTACTGCCGTTGCTTTTCTTCTAATGATGCAACACAAAAAGGTCACGCTGATCCAGCCTTTATTGAAAAGGGATTCAGAAACTGGCACAGGGCTAATGAATGTTTTAAAACTCACCAACAATCAAAATCTCATATGCTGAGCACTTCTGCATGGTCAAGCTTTAGTGAAGGAAAACATATTGATGTGTTACTAGATGAGAGCAAGAAAGTTTATCTgtcaaaaaaagaagaagaaaggtGCAAGAACAGAAATCTTATGAAGCGACTGATTGACATTGTTCGGTGTTTGGCAACAGGTGGCAGACCATTTCGAGGTCACAATGAAAAAGCCGATAGCCACGAGAGAGGTTTATTTCTAAATATTGTCAAGCTACTGGAAAAATATGATCCTGTCATGCAAAGCCATTTGCAAGAATCTCCTCGAAATGCTACATATCTGAGTAACCGCATCCAGAATGATTTAATTATGGCCTTACATAATATTGTGCAACAAAAAATTGTGTCAGCAATAAATGGAAAAATTATATCAATAATTGCAGATGATACTGCTGACTGTGGACACCATGAACAGATGTCTGTTGTAGTACGATATTTTAATAATGAACAGCAAAGTCCAGTTGAGCATTTTGTTTCAATTCAAAGGCTTTTAAAAGTTGATGCTCAGTCGATTTTTGACCAAATAAACAATGTTCTTGGAATTATTAAAACCGACTGGTCATCAGTGATCTCTGTGTGCTTTGATGGAGCATCTACTATGTCTGGATGCACTGCAGGTGTTCAGatgaaatgtaaagaaaaaaaacatgaaatactCTATGTACACTGCTATGCACATTGTTTAAACCTTGTCCTAGTTGATGCATGCACCTCAAGTAGACAAAACAGAACAGTATTTGACTTCTTTGGCATTATCCAAACTCTTTATGCCTTCATGGAGGGAAGTCCTGTGAGACATGCTGTAATGGAGAAGATTTCTCAAGAAGTAGGAACTCAGCTGAAGACTCTAAAGTCACTGTCAAACACAAGGTGGGCATGCAGAGCAGAAGCAGTGGCTGCAGTAAAAGAAAACTTCTCGGTTATTTTACAGGCCTTAAATGAGATAATTGAATCAAGTCGCTTAGCTGATGCTAAAATAAAAGCAAGAGGTCTtatttgtgaattaaattctttCAAGTTTATCTTTGCTCTGCACATGATGCACCCTATTCTCCAAATGGTGGTAAAAGTTAGCAAGACTCTGCAAGCATCAAATCTCAACTTGCTTACTGCAATGACAGTGGTGAAAAGCCTGCGCAACTCCTTGGTTTCCATGAGCAGTGAACCAGATTATTTTCAGTCCATTTTCCATGACTGTGAAAAAAAGTGTGCCGGAAATAACATCGCCATTCCCCCAGTTAGGAAGAGAAAACCTTCTGTCCTTCTTGATGAAGGAGCAGCACAGTCTCAGTATCACTATGAAACAAAAGAGGAGCAGGAGAGGATAACTTCATTTTACCCACTATTGGATTCATTGATAACTGGTATTGACCAGCGATTTGAACAGGAGTCGTGTGATATTGTAACAGCAGTAGGAAAACTGCTAAACTTGGAGATTCCTAAAGGTGACCTAGAAATCCTTGCCAACAAATTTAAAGTGTCAGTGGATGAATTGGAAGCAGAAGCCAAACTGCTAAGGGAGTATGATGGACCTACTCCTAAAGGTTGCACCACAAATACCATCAAAGAGTGGCTTGATTGGTTTAAAGAATCAGATCGATCCAAcacatttaatgttttttataagTGTGTTCAGTGCTTTACAGTGTTACCTGTGACAAGCTGTTCATGTGAAAGAGCCTTTTCAAAACTGACACATGTAAAAACCAAACTGAGGAGTACAATGTCCCAAGAACGCCTGGATGCCCTCATGATATTATATATTGAGCAAGAATTGGCTTGGTCGGCTACTTATAACGAGATCATTGAAGAATTTAAGTCTATAACACCTTCTGTGAGACGTCTTCTTCTCTAG